In the genome of Scylla paramamosain isolate STU-SP2022 chromosome 2, ASM3559412v1, whole genome shotgun sequence, the window TCCTGGGAGTGTGTCCCGTCCATTGAGGTCCTGGCGCAGGGACAGAAGGCCTCTGACTGGAGAATGACGAGAAGACTTCACCGCCACTTTCATTTCGTGGTGAGGACGGATGGTGTTGGGCTTAAAAAATTTCGTTGGCGGCGTAAATTCTCGGTTGGGCGAGGCGAGGTCCCTTGGTTCATCCTCAACGTCGACTGTTGCTGGCGCTTCGCTCTGTCGCGCCTTCTGCAGTAGCGAGTCGAGGTACTGGCGGCGTGAGTAGACTGACAGGAGGGAGGGGTAGTAAGGGTAGAGGTAGCTGTGGGCCAGGGAGGTGGGGGACATGTAAGGCGGCAGGCGTGGCGTCAGTGCAGGCAGGTTGTACAACGCTAGCAGCTCCTTCGGGTACAGGTGCTCCGgatagggagggaagagagacttCTCGCTCAGATCCAATGATGAGTCCGAGTTGTGAGATTCTGAGGACGAGGGCGTGGGAGAGTTGAGTCCTTTACAGTCTAAACCGGACTTGAGGTCAGAACCTAGCTTAAAGTCTGGGCTCAGCTTAAAATCTGGACTCAGCTTAAAGTCTGGAGTAATCTTAAAGTCCCTGAAGTCTGGACTGAGCGTCTTTGACTCTGAGGCCGGACTGGCGAGGCCGGGCGAGGAGGGTGCGTAGGAGAGGGTAACAGAATGGTCGCTGCCGGACAAGTCGCCGCTGGTTGTAACAGACGGGATGGGACTCATGCTGTTATTATTCACGTTACTgctctcattattattgttgttgccttgCATTAAGTAGTGGATCTTGAACCAATTGGAGCGTCTGCCGTACCGCGAGCCGCTCTTGGACATGCCCACCATCAGACACTTGCGAAGGCGACAACTCTTGCACGAGGTCCGCGTCTTCTTGTTGATAACACATCGCCCGCTATTCTTACACTCGTTCAGCGATGACAGGTTGTTGTACGTCCTTCCGAAGAACgactggaaagaaagaaataaaggttaTTACAAAAAGGAGTAATGAAACAAGAAGACCTAGATGAACAAGATTATTCTTAATGGTTATTAAACTAGAgtattttttcgtgttttataaCCGATATCAAGAAGTCCATTAAACTCTCCTCTTTTTcgctgtctatctgtctatctggtctagtctctctctctctctctctctctctctctctctctctctctctctctctctctctctcatttccttttcctgtatTCCATTATGCACTTCATTTTTCACCATGGCAGTAAACGTTTTCCGCGAATGCTCACAGGAAGCGTCAGGCACTGTGTTCCAATCACCCggagagatgagaaaataaattggAATCACGAAGAAAATATACggatacctgtgtgtgtgtgtgtgtgtgtgtgtgtgtgtgtgtgtgtgtaatgagcgTTCTTATCCCTTCATCACTCAATTTTCGCGCATGGGGTGGCCGGCCTGGCGGTCACCACACCCCTGCCCCGTCCAGATGGATGACCCTCGCCGTGCTCACTGGGGATAGGCCATTAattgcccccctcccccccacctccaCACTCCCGCCCTCCCCCACAGTGTTGCCAACGATACCTGACGTTCCAGTCGCCTGCTACACACCACCGCTGCCAATCTTGACAACCTGACTTATGCGGTGTTATGTAAATGATGTAGATTGTTATAAT includes:
- the LOC135107981 gene encoding uncharacterized protein LOC135107981 isoform X1; translation: MDSFSDKSDSGVLVPPRPVMYGNMVCPVETSRDGDDASPNVTPALPCDPSVTQLAPPLSRTSDQVISQDQAIKVPNPSMATGNMNQMCKVCGEPAAGFHFGAFTCEGCKSFFGRTYNNLSSLNECKNSGRCVINKKTRTSCKSCRLRKCLMVGMSKSGSRYGRRSNWFKIHYLMQGNNNNNESSNVNNNSMSPIPSVTTSGDLSGSDHSVTLSYAPSSPGLASPASESKTLSPDFRDFKITPDFKLSPDFKLSPDFKLGSDLKSGLDCKGLNSPTPSSSESHNSDSSLDLSEKSLFPPYPEHLYPKELLALYNLPALTPRLPPYMSPTSLAHSYLYPYYPSLLSVYSRRQYLDSLLQKARQSEAPATVDVEDEPRDLASPNREFTPPTKFFKPNTIRPHHEMKVAVKSSRHSPVRGLLSLRQDLNGRDTLPGYNPGHDLTPRGSPDTVPVAATAPQDLPIDLSVKNKSPSPQRIDSDDDRSASSSPHRMEDEGKEDKNANDEVEEEGERKKEEQETPLDLSSVRMG
- the LOC135107981 gene encoding uncharacterized protein LOC135107981 isoform X4, whose translation is MPTPYAGPTQPITKMNQMCKVCGEPAAGFHFGAFTCEGCKSFFGRTYNNLSSLNECKNSGRCVINKKTRTSCKSCRLRKCLMVGMSKSGSRYGRRSNWFKIHYLMQGNNNNNESSNVNNNSMSPIPSVTTSGDLSGSDHSVTLSYAPSSPGLASPASESKTLSPDFRDFKITPDFKLSPDFKLSPDFKLGSDLKSGLDCKGLNSPTPSSSESHNSDSSLDLSEKSLFPPYPEHLYPKELLALYNLPALTPRLPPYMSPTSLAHSYLYPYYPSLLSVYSRRQYLDSLLQKARQSEAPATVDVEDEPRDLASPNREFTPPTKFFKPNTIRPHHEMKVAVKSSRHSPVRGLLSLRQDLNGRDTLPGYNPGHDLTPRGSPDTVPVAATAPQDLPIDLSVKNKSPSPQRIDSDDDRSASSSPHRMEDEGKEDKNANDEVEEEGERKKEEQETPLDLSSVRMG
- the LOC135107981 gene encoding uncharacterized protein LOC135107981 isoform X2, which translates into the protein MDSFSDKSDSGVLVPPRPVMYGNMVCPVETSRDGDDASPNVTPALPCDPSVTQLAPPLSRTSDQVISQDQAIKMNQMCKVCGEPAAGFHFGAFTCEGCKSFFGRTYNNLSSLNECKNSGRCVINKKTRTSCKSCRLRKCLMVGMSKSGSRYGRRSNWFKIHYLMQGNNNNNESSNVNNNSMSPIPSVTTSGDLSGSDHSVTLSYAPSSPGLASPASESKTLSPDFRDFKITPDFKLSPDFKLSPDFKLGSDLKSGLDCKGLNSPTPSSSESHNSDSSLDLSEKSLFPPYPEHLYPKELLALYNLPALTPRLPPYMSPTSLAHSYLYPYYPSLLSVYSRRQYLDSLLQKARQSEAPATVDVEDEPRDLASPNREFTPPTKFFKPNTIRPHHEMKVAVKSSRHSPVRGLLSLRQDLNGRDTLPGYNPGHDLTPRGSPDTVPVAATAPQDLPIDLSVKNKSPSPQRIDSDDDRSASSSPHRMEDEGKEDKNANDEVEEEGERKKEEQETPLDLSSVRMG
- the LOC135107981 gene encoding uncharacterized protein LOC135107981 isoform X3; translated protein: MPTPYAGPTQPITKVPNPSMATGNMNQMCKVCGEPAAGFHFGAFTCEGCKSFFGRTYNNLSSLNECKNSGRCVINKKTRTSCKSCRLRKCLMVGMSKSGSRYGRRSNWFKIHYLMQGNNNNNESSNVNNNSMSPIPSVTTSGDLSGSDHSVTLSYAPSSPGLASPASESKTLSPDFRDFKITPDFKLSPDFKLSPDFKLGSDLKSGLDCKGLNSPTPSSSESHNSDSSLDLSEKSLFPPYPEHLYPKELLALYNLPALTPRLPPYMSPTSLAHSYLYPYYPSLLSVYSRRQYLDSLLQKARQSEAPATVDVEDEPRDLASPNREFTPPTKFFKPNTIRPHHEMKVAVKSSRHSPVRGLLSLRQDLNGRDTLPGYNPGHDLTPRGSPDTVPVAATAPQDLPIDLSVKNKSPSPQRIDSDDDRSASSSPHRMEDEGKEDKNANDEVEEEGERKKEEQETPLDLSSVRMG